Proteins from a single region of Streptomyces sp. TN58:
- a CDS encoding ABC transporter ATP-binding protein, with protein MSTPVIDVRGLTKVYGQGETEVHALRGTNLTVQQGDYVAIMGQSGSGKSTLMNILGCLDVPTGGSYLLDGTDVSGLSETQLSILRNRKIGFIFQSFNLIPRMTALANVELPLAYGGVKPAERRRRALAALEMVGLAERTGHEPNELSGGQQQRVAVARALATATALLLADEPTGNLDSKSTLDVLDILDQLSASGRTIVLITHEDEVAMRTKRVIRLVDGDIVEDRRQ; from the coding sequence ATGAGCACCCCGGTCATCGACGTCCGCGGCCTCACCAAGGTCTACGGGCAGGGTGAGACCGAGGTCCACGCGCTGCGCGGCACCAACCTGACGGTGCAGCAGGGTGACTACGTGGCCATCATGGGGCAGTCCGGTTCCGGGAAGTCCACGCTGATGAACATCCTGGGCTGCCTGGACGTACCGACGGGCGGCAGCTACCTCTTGGACGGTACGGACGTCAGCGGGCTCAGTGAGACGCAGCTGTCGATCCTGCGGAACAGGAAGATCGGCTTCATCTTCCAGAGTTTCAACCTGATACCGCGGATGACGGCACTGGCCAACGTCGAGCTCCCGCTGGCCTACGGCGGTGTCAAGCCGGCCGAGCGGCGGCGGCGGGCGCTCGCGGCGCTGGAGATGGTCGGGCTGGCCGAGCGGACCGGTCACGAGCCGAACGAGCTGTCCGGCGGACAGCAGCAGCGTGTCGCCGTCGCGCGGGCCCTGGCCACCGCGACGGCCCTGCTGCTGGCCGACGAGCCGACCGGCAACCTCGACAGCAAGTCCACCCTCGACGTCCTCGACATTCTGGACCAGCTCTCGGCATCCGGCCGGACGATCGTCCTGATCACCCACGAGGACGAGGTCGCCATGCGCACCAAGCGCGTCATTCGCCTGGTCGACGGCGACATCGTGGAGGACCGCAGACAGTGA
- a CDS encoding ABC transporter permease encodes MNPFEILRFALRGLGSNKLRSGLTTLGILIGVGAVILLVAVGNGSSQQIQDSITRLGAGALTVSTSTTGQAGGARQAAPGQQQTATGPRTQAKKLTVDDAKALVDPVNTPSIESASPVVNASAQTTTYLTTSHSIGQFVGSDAAYFKASNKTIQRGSLFTAEQVAAGAKVAVIGQTVAEQLFGQVDPIGKKMNVNGAFFTVTGVLATSGSSSGGFQDADDIAIAPYTAVQGTLTSYGALSQIVVQAKTAGVVDAAQAEITTVLDQRHGGTDFQVFNQASLQSAVAESSETFTVLLGAVAAISLLVGGIGVTNIMLVTVTERTREIGIRKAIGAPRGAILGQFIAEATILSLIGGVLGVAAGVIGGQFEIVGVQPVIAPWSIGLALGVSVAIGLFFGSYPANRAAGLRPIEALRHE; translated from the coding sequence GTGAACCCCTTCGAGATCCTCCGGTTCGCCCTGCGCGGCCTGGGCTCCAACAAGCTCCGCAGCGGGCTCACCACCCTGGGCATCCTCATCGGTGTCGGCGCCGTCATCCTCCTGGTCGCGGTCGGCAACGGCTCGTCCCAGCAGATCCAGGACAGCATCACCCGCCTCGGCGCCGGCGCCCTGACCGTCTCCACGTCCACCACCGGACAGGCGGGCGGAGCACGCCAGGCCGCCCCGGGCCAGCAGCAGACGGCGACGGGGCCTCGCACACAGGCCAAAAAGCTCACGGTGGACGACGCCAAGGCCCTGGTCGACCCGGTGAACACGCCGTCCATCGAGAGCGCCTCACCGGTGGTCAACGCCAGTGCCCAGACCACCACCTACCTGACCACCAGCCACAGCATCGGTCAGTTCGTCGGCAGCGACGCGGCGTACTTCAAGGCGAGCAACAAGACGATCCAGCGCGGATCGCTCTTCACCGCCGAGCAGGTGGCCGCCGGGGCGAAGGTCGCCGTCATCGGGCAGACCGTCGCCGAGCAGCTCTTCGGACAGGTCGACCCGATCGGCAAGAAGATGAACGTCAACGGCGCCTTCTTCACCGTGACCGGAGTGCTGGCCACGTCAGGTTCCTCCTCGGGAGGGTTCCAGGACGCCGACGACATCGCCATCGCCCCCTACACCGCCGTCCAGGGCACGCTCACCAGCTACGGCGCGCTCAGCCAGATCGTCGTGCAGGCCAAGACCGCGGGCGTGGTCGACGCGGCGCAGGCCGAGATCACCACCGTTCTCGACCAGCGGCACGGCGGCACCGACTTCCAGGTCTTCAACCAGGCCAGCCTGCAGTCGGCCGTCGCCGAATCGAGCGAGACGTTCACCGTCCTGCTCGGCGCGGTCGCGGCGATCAGTCTCCTGGTCGGCGGCATCGGCGTCACCAACATCATGCTGGTCACCGTCACCGAACGGACCCGTGAGATCGGCATCCGCAAGGCCATCGGCGCCCCGCGCGGCGCGATCCTGGGCCAGTTCATCGCGGAGGCCACGATCCTCTCCCTGATCGGCGGCGTCCTCGGCGTCGCCGCGGGGGTGATCGGCGGCCAGTTCGAGATCGTCGGCGTCCAGCCGGTGATCGCCCCCTGGTCGATCGGCCTCGCGCTCGGCGTCTCGGTCGCCATCGGCCTCTTCTTCGGCAGCTACCCGGCCAACCGTGCCGCAGGCCTGCGCCCCATCGAGGCGCTGCGCCATGAGTGA
- a CDS encoding polyphosphate polymerase domain-containing protein: protein MASRLHAFNRFELKYLVPVEEAAEIRDELAERMDRDLHSPVGGYGVWSLYYDTPQLRFYWEKIEGLKFRRKLRIRHYGDLDAVTDESPVCVEIKQRVNRVTQKRRITLPYGVARGLCDERRMVDHSPRESAFVQEVLELIVRLNLQPTAITGYQREALVGRDADTGLRVTFDRRVRGRDRDFHFGITTPENRFTIPPHMSVMEIKVNERTPNWITDLAARRNLNLVRISKYVQSVEAFGLAPRSVFHVNEADYPPPTPTHKQPAQHDASSKVGAQ, encoded by the coding sequence GTGGCCAGCCGGCTGCACGCGTTCAACCGGTTCGAGCTGAAGTACCTGGTCCCCGTCGAGGAGGCGGCCGAGATCCGGGACGAGCTGGCCGAGCGGATGGACCGGGACCTGCACAGCCCGGTCGGCGGGTACGGCGTGTGGAGCCTGTACTACGACACCCCCCAGCTGCGGTTCTACTGGGAGAAGATCGAGGGCCTGAAGTTCCGCCGCAAGCTGCGCATCCGCCACTACGGCGACCTGGACGCCGTGACGGACGAGTCCCCGGTCTGCGTGGAGATCAAGCAGCGGGTCAACAGGGTCACGCAGAAGCGCCGGATCACCCTGCCTTACGGCGTGGCTCGGGGGCTGTGCGACGAGCGCCGGATGGTGGACCACTCCCCGCGGGAGAGTGCCTTCGTGCAGGAGGTCCTCGAACTGATCGTGCGGCTGAACCTGCAGCCCACGGCGATCACCGGCTACCAGCGCGAGGCCCTGGTCGGCCGAGATGCCGACACCGGTTTGCGGGTCACCTTCGACCGCCGGGTCCGCGGCCGGGACCGGGACTTCCACTTCGGCATCACCACCCCCGAGAACCGGTTCACCATCCCGCCGCACATGTCGGTCATGGAGATCAAGGTCAACGAGCGCACCCCGAACTGGATCACCGACCTCGCCGCGCGCCGCAACCTCAACCTCGTCCGGATCTCGAAGTACGTGCAGTCCGTCGAGGCATTCGGGCTGGCCCCCCGCTCGGTCTTCCACGTCAACGAGGCCGACTACCCGCCTCCCACCCCCACTCACAAGCAGCCGGCGCAGCACGACGCGTCGTCGAAAGTAGGAGCCCAGTGA
- a CDS encoding serine hydrolase: MARHRHSSPSRRPRYLVIGTVAALSAAIGFVHAESGPQAGGKPVRTAAAVTELPSPSATASAQADAEADRQAELAAGVETAVREAAEGAGGNAAVAVLDLSTGTRASGGTADADDHEFDTASIVKVDILAALLLQAADDGRALTAQERRQATVMIENSDNTAADALWNAIGGAKGLAEANTRLGLTETVPGDGPYWGLTQTTPDDQLRLLQAVFGEDSALSADARSYLQGLMGSVAADQDWGISAAADDPDTAQLKNGWLARSGTGLWVTNSIGRVEVAGHTLLLAVLCDGQPSQETGTALVEDLAVAASRPFADSTATGG; encoded by the coding sequence ATGGCACGCCACAGGCACTCTTCCCCGTCCCGGAGACCCCGCTACCTCGTGATCGGCACGGTGGCCGCGCTGAGCGCTGCGATCGGCTTCGTCCACGCGGAGTCAGGACCTCAGGCGGGTGGGAAGCCGGTGAGGACCGCCGCCGCGGTGACCGAGCTGCCGAGTCCGTCGGCGACTGCGTCCGCCCAGGCCGATGCCGAGGCCGACCGGCAGGCTGAGCTCGCGGCAGGCGTCGAAACCGCGGTCCGGGAGGCTGCGGAGGGGGCCGGAGGGAACGCGGCCGTGGCGGTGCTGGACCTGTCCACCGGCACAAGGGCGTCGGGCGGCACCGCTGACGCGGACGATCACGAGTTCGACACCGCCAGCATCGTCAAAGTCGACATCCTGGCCGCCCTGCTGCTGCAGGCGGCTGACGACGGGCGGGCGCTGACCGCACAGGAACGCCGGCAGGCAACGGTCATGATCGAGAACAGCGACAACACGGCAGCGGACGCCTTGTGGAACGCCATCGGCGGCGCGAAGGGGCTGGCGGAGGCCAACACGCGGCTGGGCCTGACCGAGACCGTACCCGGCGACGGGCCCTACTGGGGTCTCACACAGACCACGCCGGACGACCAGCTGCGACTGCTCCAGGCGGTGTTCGGCGAGGACTCGGCCCTGTCCGCGGACGCCCGGTCCTATCTGCAAGGTCTCATGGGCTCCGTCGCGGCCGACCAGGACTGGGGCATATCCGCGGCTGCGGACGACCCGGACACCGCGCAGCTGAAGAACGGCTGGCTCGCGCGCAGCGGGACGGGGCTGTGGGTGACCAACAGCATCGGCCGGGTGGAGGTCGCCGGGCACACCCTCCTGCTGGCCGTGCTGTGCGACGGCCAGCCCTCGCAGGAGACCGGCACGGCCTTGGTCGAGGACCTGGCGGTGGCGGCGAGCCGCCCGTTCGCCGACAGCACTGCTACCGGCGGGTGA
- a CDS encoding efflux RND transporter periplasmic adaptor subunit — MATGKRRRTAPAGNGRRLGAVYGMLGAVLMGSAAIPAHADGTTPSPSVKDPSTAVPDAEISTGPSASGTIESLTSRSLSFTTEGTITTVKVKAGQKVAKGDVLAQLDSTEAVESKEAAYASYLVACETLEEAESGTESYNKAYASFIKARNAYRKAQRAVDGTKIIAPFAGTVTAVDAEAGQSVARGAAVLTLTDLSALQVSADFTEADVVKLRDGQKATVSFGALNTSVKGTVSSVSPVPVASEGSGSGTGGGMQQSSTQVVRYTVLVSLDSVPATVRAGQVVTVEVQA, encoded by the coding sequence ATGGCGACAGGCAAGAGGCGCCGAACGGCGCCGGCCGGAAACGGACGCCGGTTGGGCGCCGTGTACGGGATGCTCGGGGCCGTACTGATGGGCAGCGCGGCGATTCCGGCCCACGCGGACGGAACGACTCCCTCCCCGTCCGTCAAGGATCCCTCCACGGCCGTCCCGGACGCGGAAATTAGCACGGGCCCCTCGGCGTCGGGGACGATCGAGAGCCTTACCTCCCGGTCGCTGTCGTTCACGACCGAGGGGACGATCACGACGGTCAAGGTGAAGGCCGGCCAGAAGGTCGCCAAGGGAGACGTCCTGGCCCAGCTCGACTCCACCGAGGCGGTCGAGAGCAAGGAGGCGGCCTACGCGTCCTACCTCGTCGCCTGCGAGACCCTGGAAGAGGCCGAAAGCGGCACCGAGAGCTACAACAAGGCGTACGCGTCGTTCATCAAGGCCCGCAACGCCTACCGCAAGGCCCAGCGCGCGGTGGACGGGACGAAGATCATCGCTCCGTTCGCCGGCACGGTGACCGCGGTCGATGCCGAGGCCGGCCAGTCGGTGGCCCGTGGAGCGGCGGTCCTTACTCTCACCGACCTGTCCGCGCTGCAGGTCAGTGCCGATTTCACCGAGGCGGACGTCGTCAAGCTGAGGGACGGCCAGAAGGCCACGGTGTCCTTCGGTGCTTTGAACACCTCTGTTAAGGGCACCGTTTCCTCCGTATCGCCCGTCCCCGTCGCGTCGGAGGGTTCGGGCAGCGGTACGGGTGGCGGGATGCAGCAGTCCTCGACGCAGGTCGTGCGCTACACCGTCCTGGTGTCCCTCGACAGCGTTCCGGCGACGGTCCGGGCGGGTCAGGTGGTGACGGTGGAGGTTCAAGCCTGA
- a CDS encoding efflux RND transporter periplasmic adaptor subunit: MRSVRRGRAVLVNGTLAVLLAGGVGFAYVSLGDEEATASATTRTTQVMRGDLTASVSASGAVESATKRALAFSGSGTVTKIHVAVGATVKKGQKLAELDPTEAQEELDAAKAQFVVAADGDTSTAQGNASYVQAKNAVSAAQRALDGTVLYAPIDGTVTAVNGSVGESASGSSGSSASSGSAGSSSGGSSSGGFIELADPGAVQVTGKFTEADATRLKVGQAATVTFAALSGVTAQGEVAAIDSVPTTESNVVSFGVTIALNDKPEQVRIGQTASATVTVSEVKDALYVPSTAVTSAGGQNTVTVVENGKPVVKRVTVGIAGSSGTEIKSGLQQGEQVQITVTTGTGGSGTQPRGGGLGGGGFGGGGGGRAPGGGGGR, from the coding sequence ATGAGATCTGTGAGGAGAGGCCGGGCTGTCCTGGTCAACGGCACGCTGGCCGTGCTGTTGGCGGGGGGCGTCGGCTTCGCGTATGTGTCGCTCGGCGACGAGGAGGCAACTGCCTCGGCCACCACCCGGACCACGCAGGTGATGCGCGGCGACCTGACCGCTTCGGTGTCCGCCTCCGGGGCGGTGGAAAGCGCGACGAAACGCGCGTTGGCCTTCAGCGGCTCCGGCACGGTCACGAAGATCCATGTCGCGGTCGGTGCCACGGTGAAGAAGGGGCAGAAGCTGGCGGAGCTTGACCCGACCGAGGCCCAGGAAGAGCTCGACGCCGCGAAGGCGCAGTTTGTCGTGGCCGCCGACGGCGACACCAGTACCGCGCAGGGCAATGCGAGTTATGTGCAGGCCAAGAACGCGGTGAGCGCGGCGCAGCGGGCGCTCGATGGGACGGTGCTGTACGCGCCGATCGACGGGACGGTCACGGCCGTCAACGGCAGCGTCGGGGAATCGGCTTCCGGGTCCTCGGGGTCTTCCGCGTCCTCGGGTTCGGCTGGCTCCTCGTCGGGCGGCTCCTCGTCGGGTGGCTTCATCGAGCTCGCCGACCCCGGCGCGGTCCAGGTCACGGGCAAGTTCACCGAGGCCGACGCCACCCGTTTGAAGGTCGGACAGGCCGCCACGGTCACCTTCGCCGCCTTGTCGGGCGTCACGGCGCAGGGCGAGGTCGCCGCCATCGACAGCGTTCCGACGACGGAGAGCAACGTCGTGAGCTTCGGGGTGACGATCGCTCTGAATGACAAGCCCGAGCAGGTGCGGATCGGGCAGACCGCCAGTGCGACGGTGACCGTCTCCGAGGTGAAGGACGCCCTGTACGTGCCCAGCACGGCGGTCACGAGCGCCGGAGGGCAGAACACGGTGACCGTGGTGGAGAACGGCAAGCCGGTCGTGAAGCGCGTCACCGTGGGGATCGCCGGCAGTTCGGGCACCGAGATCAAATCCGGCCTGCAGCAGGGCGAGCAGGTTCAGATCACGGTCACCACCGGCACGGGCGGAAGCGGTACGCAGCCGCGCGGCGGCGGATTGGGTGGCGGCGGGTTCGGTGGCGGCGGTGGCGGTCGCGCGCCGGGCGGCGGTGGTGGCCGATGA